The genomic DNA TCGACGCCGAACTCCCGCAGCTGCGTGACGAGGAGTCGGCCGAGGACGTCGTCTCCGATGGCTGCGAACGACGAGACGGTGGCGCCGAGCTTCGCGAGGTCGACCGCCGCGCCGCCGCCGGTTCCGGCCACCGTGACCCGGATCTCGTCGAGGACGACGCTGCCCTGGCCCGCGGGGATCTCGGAGACCGGACGGCCGAGGACGTCGATGAGGTGCGGGCCGATCACCGCCACGGAACTCACGGCTGGGCTCGACTCTCGGCTGCCGGTGCGGGGTCGAAGTCGACGACGAGGTCGCGGCGACGGTGGTAAACGACGAACCCGATGACGAACGCCAACGGGATGCACCAGGGCAGCAGGTTGGGCAGCATGGCGTCGGTCCCCGTGAGCACCGAGTAGTTGGCGATGATCAGGCCCGTGGCCGTCAGCAGGCCGAGTGCGCCGATGGCGGGGGCGGTCATGGTCTTCCAGAGCCGTGGGTCCTTGCGCTTGCGGAAGAACACCACCACGGTGACGGCGACCGCGCCCTGCATGGCCACGATGCCCACCGTGAAGAGGCCTCCGAGGCTGGTGTAGACGCCAAGGTAGGGGTCGAGGCCGACGATCACGAACAGGGCCACCAGCGCGGCGGTCAGAACGGACAGCGCCTCGCTGGCACGCGCCGGCCCCCGGTATCGCGGGTGCAGGACGCCCAGGAATCTCGGCATGGTGCCCTGGGCGCCCATCGTCTGCAGGTAGCGGGTCGTCGCGTTGTGCAGCGCCACCAGCGATGCCAGGACGCTGGTGAGGAAGAAGATCTGCATCAGCGTCGTCAGCACGGTGCCACCTTGCTGACCCGAGAGGGTGAACAGGAGGTCGCCCTGCGCCTCCTCGGCCACGGGCACGATCTGATTCACGCCGACCGAGCCGACGATGAGCCAGACGGTGAGGAAGTAGAAGACCGAGATGACGCCGACGCACAGGTAGATGGCGCGCGGCACCGTCTTGCCGGGGTTACGCGCCTCGTTGGCGTAGATGACCGCGGATTCGATGCCGATGAACGAGGTGAACGCGATCATCAGCGCGGGGCCGACGCTACCGGAGAACACCTGCTTCGGGGAGAACACGTCCAGCGGGAAGGCCGAGAGCCCGCTGTGCGCGAGGATCAGGACGTCGAGCACGATCAGCATCGCGAACTCCGCGACGATCATCACGAGCAGGACCTTCGCGCTGAGGTCGGCGGCGTAGCGCCCGATCGTGCCGACGATGACCATGGCGACGATGGAGTAGAGCCACCAGGGCAGATCCAGGCCGTACGGCTGCGCGATCACGTCGGCGAAGTAGCCGGCGGCCGCGGTGATGGCGATCGTCCCCGACCCGTACGCCACGGTGGTCGCGTAGGCCGCGCCGAGACCGGCCCCGGGCCCGAATCCCGCGTGCACGTAGCGGGCGAATCCGCCTCCGCCGGGAACGGCCCGGTTGATCGCGACGTATCCCGCCGCGAAGCACGCGAGGACCAGACCCGCCACCAGGAAGATGATGGGAAGGCCGGCACCGTTGCCCA from Mycolicibacterium arabiense includes the following:
- a CDS encoding APC family permease, which codes for MSSHAPDAAPVASADPGAATGTTGFKANLGTGRVALLVIACAAPLGSVIGNTPIGFTLGNGAGLPIIFLVAGLVLACFAAGYVAINRAVPGGGGFARYVHAGFGPGAGLGAAYATTVAYGSGTIAITAAAGYFADVIAQPYGLDLPWWLYSIVAMVIVGTIGRYAADLSAKVLLVMIVAEFAMLIVLDVLILAHSGLSAFPLDVFSPKQVFSGSVGPALMIAFTSFIGIESAVIYANEARNPGKTVPRAIYLCVGVISVFYFLTVWLIVGSVGVNQIVPVAEEAQGDLLFTLSGQQGGTVLTTLMQIFFLTSVLASLVALHNATTRYLQTMGAQGTMPRFLGVLHPRYRGPARASEALSVLTAALVALFVIVGLDPYLGVYTSLGGLFTVGIVAMQGAVAVTVVVFFRKRKDPRLWKTMTAPAIGALGLLTATGLIIANYSVLTGTDAMLPNLLPWCIPLAFVIGFVVYHRRRDLVVDFDPAPAAESRAQP